The genomic segment CTCTTATAGTTTCCATTTCAGATTCCCTAATATTAGAGATATCTTTTCCATTAAAATGTATTTCTCCACCAACAATTTTTCCATTATCAGCTAGAAGTCTCATTATAGACATCATAGTAACACTTTTACCACAACCTGATTCCCCAACTATTCCTAATGCCTCTCCTTTTTCTAAGTAGAAGGATACTCCTCTTACTGAGTGTACTTCACCAGCACTAGTTTTAAAGGAAGTTTGTAGGTCTTTTACATCCAATAATCTTTCCATATACTCTTTCTTCCTCCTATCTCTTGTTCTTAGGATCTAATGCTTGGCTCAATCCATCACCAAAAAGGTTAAACGCTAATATAATTATACAAATCATCGCTGCTGGAAATATTAATTGATATGGATATGTATAAATACCAACCATTGCTTCATTTGCTAAAGTTCCAAGAGATGCTCTTGGAGCAGCTATTCCAAGACCGATAAAACTCAAAAATGCTTCAGTAAATACTGCTTCAGGAATTAATAGTGTTAATGTAACCATTATTGACCCTATACAGTTAGGTATTAAATGCCTTATTAATATTCTTGCATTTGATGCACCTAATGATTTTGCTGCAAGAACAAATTCTTGTTGCTTTAATTGAAGTATATCACCTCTAACTATTCTAGCCATTCCAATCCAATACGATATAGAAAGTGCTATTACTATTGTAAGAAGTCCACTTCCGCCTGAACCTGGCTTGTTTAAAATAGCCATAAATATTATTACATATATAGTTAACGGAATTGCATATATAATATCAACTATTCTCATTAATATAGCATCTACTTTTCCACCAAAGAAACCAGCTATTCCACCGTAAAATACTCCTATTACTAAATTAATAACTGCCGCTAAAACCGCAATAAGAAGTGAATATCTTGCTCCATAAAAGTTTCTAACGAATAAATCTCTTCCAAGATTATCTGTTCCAAACCAATGCTCTGCTGAAGGTTTCAAATATGTTGACGATAAATCATTTGCTGCATAATTGTATTTAGATAACCATGGAACAAAGATAGCTCCAAGGATTACAGCTACTATTACAACAAGTGATATTATAGCAAACTTATCTTTTTTTAATCTCATCCAAGCATCTTTCCAATAACTAATACTTGGTCTTACTGATACCTCAATTTTCTTTTCTTCTTCGCTTAGAGGAGTAAATAAATCCTTTTTAACTTTTAATCCATTTTCCATCTTCTCTTCCTCCCTAAACTTCTGCATCTTGTAGTTTTATTCTTGGATCAATTAATACGTATATTACATCTACAAAGAAAGCAAAAAATACTAACATTGTTCCATAGAATATAGTTACTCCAAGCAGCATACTGTAATCTCTATTTGTAACTGACTGTACGAATTCATTTCCAAGCCCTGGAATCGCAAAGATCTTTTCTGTTACAAAACTTCCTGTTAATATGCTTGCTATTAATGGTCCAATATATGTAACTATTGGTATCAAAGAATTTCTCAATGCATGTTTGAATATAATTGTAGTTTTGCTTAAGCCTTTTGCTTTCGCAGTTCTTATATAATCAGCTTTCAATACATCTATTAATTTACTTCTTGTAAGTCTTGTGATAAATGACAATGGTGCTGCTGCTAGTGCCATACATGGCATTACATAATTCTCCCATTCTCCAAATCCAGTCGCTGGTAATAACCCTAACTGAACTGCTAGTACATATATTAAAACCGCACCTATTACAAAACTTGGTATAGTTATGCATAATGTAGAAATAAACACTATTAATTTATCCGGCCATTTTCCATTTTTAAGAGCTGCAAGCACTCCAAGAATTATACCTGTTATCACGGCCATTCCTACTGCTACGCCTCCAATTTTTGCAGATGCTGGAAAAGATTTAGCTATAGTATCTGTAACGCCTCTTCCCTTAAAAGTCATTGATTCGCCAAAATCTCCTTGAACTAAATTCTTCATGTACATCCCATATTGCTCTAATACCGGCTTGTCCATTCCATATTTAGCTTCCATATTTGCCTTAATTTGTGGTGTTAACTTTTCACCATCAAATGGTCCTCCTGGCATAAGTCTCATTAGAAAAAATACTATTGTGATTATAGCCCATATGGTTACAAGGCTTATAAGAAATCTTTTTCCAATATATTTTAACATGTATTTCTCTCCTTCTTTTTTTATTTTATATAATTTATTTTTTAATATTTGGAAATTCTGTATGATTATTTAAAATTCTTAATAAAATTTTAAATATTTTCTGTTTTCTTGGAAGCGCTTCCACATTCGCTTAAAAATTTCAATATATTATGGCAATGGAGTCATTAAACAAAACTAAAATGTCTAATAACTCCGTTGTTATCTATTTATCAATATTTAATTTTTACTCCATAAAATTTAATTTATTCTCAATTTAATACTATAATAATAATCTTATTCTCTAAAAATGTCAATATTATATTTGAAATAGATAATATCAACTCTATACAAATTTTATAAAATATTACCATTATGATGAACTAAATATATGCATTATAAATCTAAATATTCTTGATTTTAACTAGTTTCTAATGATTAATATCATATTCTTCTCACCCTAAAGATATAACTTATTATCCCAATTATAATTTCTTTGTATTTTAAAAAAATATAGAGCATTTTTATTAAACTCCATACTTTTTTTGATATCATAATCTAAAATAGCATATATGCTTGTTGTCCTAATTTATTTATAGATTTAAATTATTATTATCATTAGACTTTTTATCTTTTACTTAATTTTATAAATTTCTATAGTTTATATTTGTTTCTTCTATATTTAATCTATCGCCTCTTACTTGATGAACTTTTTACAATTAGTTTGCATAATAGATTTTCTACTTGTTCAAGCACTTCGCTAGTATCGCACTCTAACAAATTTGCAAAAAATCTACTCAATGTTCTGATCTCACTATCAGGATATATACCCTGATAAGATTTGAGCATTTCCACAAACGTAATATAATTAGCTTCTACATACGTACCCGTATTATCTTTTTTTCTTAATGCCTGCTTAATTAAATCTAAATCCTCCCCACCTGTATTTGCAAAAGCAATTTCTGAATAATTGCCTGCTAAAAGAAAATCATCTAATATATGACTACTCATAACCATTTCCTTGTTTATAATATTTTTATAGCTTGTAAATAGTATTTCAACAGCTTTTAAAGAAAAAAGCCTAGTATATTCAGTTGCTCTGGGAGATAAATACGATTCAATGGCATGAATTAATGCATTTATAGAGCTACTTATAAGCAGGTCTAGTGGTAATTTGCTTAGTAATTCTGTTATCATAACTGTACTATCAGCATATAATTCATCTGCAACAAGGCTTACTTTCATATTATTTTCTTTTAATTCTAATGCAGAAACATTATTTACTTCACTTCCGATACCAAGTTTAGTTGGGACTAATACTAATTCTTTTTCTTTAATTATTTCTAACTTATTATTGTATAAATCTACAACTGGAGAAATATTTGTTAAGGAAAATAATTTTCCAATCTCTAAAATACATTTCTCGCCAATAGCAATAATCCTCTCATGAGATATTCTTCTAACATGTTCATACATACTCTCAACGATATCCTCAGACATATCTCCAATTCCATAGTTCTCTTTAAACAAAACTGCTGCCTCATTTACATTAAATTTCAAGCAATTATTATATATTTCTTTTCTCGTAATTATCAGATCATCTTTGCCTATGTGGAATTCCCTACAAAAAGTTTTACAATCATTATATTTGTATATCACAGGACCTAGCATTAATTGTCTCATAAGCACATATCTCCTTATCATGAAAAAGATGCTATATACATTGATATATAGCATCTCTACTTCTAAATATTAAATTCCTTTTTTGTATCTTCCAATGCTGTATCCATTCTCTCAATAACATTATCCATATCTTTTTTTGAAATAACAGCTGCCGGTTCAAAGCGGATGCATTTAGCATTTACTAAAGTTCCTGCAGTCATAACGCCTCTTTTAAATAACCCCTTAGCAACAGAGTATCCTATATCACTTTCACGAAACTCTACTGCTAACATAAGTCCGGTACCTCTTACCTCATTTATAACCGTAGGATACTTCTTCCATAACATTTCTAACCCTGACTTTAAATATTCACCTTTTTCTTTACATTGTCCTGGAACATCATTTTCTAGCATATATTTTATTGTAGCAAGCGCTGCTGAGCAGCAAACTGGATTCCCCCCAAAAGTTGGTGATCCTAAAAGCCATGGATTGTCCACTAATTCCTGTGTCCACATTTTGGGTCTACATATAATACCTGTTATTGGCATTATTCCTCCACCAAACGCCTTACCAAAAGTCATGATATCAGGAGTTACACCTTCTGCTTCGCATCTCCACATTGTTCCAGTCCTGCCCATTCCAGTTTGAATTTCATCAAATATCAGAGCAACTCCATATTCATCACATATTTTACGAACTTCTTGCAAATAACCTTCTGGTGGAATGATAATCCCTGCTTCACCTTGTATTGGCTCTAGTATAACAGCTGCAACTTTCTCTCCTACTGCATATAGATTACTTATAGCTTTCCTTATATCTTCTGCATTGCCATATTCAACGTGTTGAACTTGCTGTACCATTGGTGTATACGGCACTCTATATGTGCTCTTCCCCCCCATTGAAATAGCACCCATTGATTTACCATGAAACGCTCCCACTGTTGAAATGTACCATCTTCCACCTGTTGCAATTCTTGCAAGCTTTAATGCCATTTCTACTGCTTCTGCTCCTCCATTAGTGAAAAAGCAATATTCTAAATCACCCGGTGTAATTTCAGCAACTGCTTTTGCAAGGTATCCTCTTAATGGATCTAATAATTCTTGTGAATGTAATGCTTGATGATCGAGCTGTGCTTTTACAACATCAAGTATTTCCTCATTTCTATGCCCACATGTATAAATTCCAAATCCACCTAGGCAATCTATAAATTCTTCTCCATATAATCCTGTGCAATAGGCTCCCTGATCTGTCCATTCTACAACTGCTGCATTTGTTGATACTGATTTTCTGTATTTAAGCCATCCTGGACTTACATAGTTATCAAAATAATTTATTGTATCCTTTGTAATTGATTCTTTTTCCTCGTTTGTTAATCCATCGCTTTTTATATATCCTATAACTCTGTTTAAATCTTCAATAATTTGTTCTCTTTGTGCCATAATAATTACTCCCTTTCTAAAATTAAAACGACGCATTACAATGATTTTAAATCAGTAATACGTCGTTGTATTTAATCTATTTTCTTTATTGATATTATTATAAATCAGATGCCCTAGTTAAAACAATTCTCTCAATGTATGGTTATTGCATTATTTTAGAAGTACGTATACTACTTTATAAGTATCTTCTTTCCTTGTTAGTATATACTTACAATAATATTTAAGTATTATAACCTCATGTACAATTTATGTAATTTATGGTAAAATACCTTTAATAATCTCGCATATTTATAGAATATTTGTGCAGATATAAATATTAGTAATATATAGTTATGGAAGGTATCTATATGCAAAATAATGAATTTCTATTAATAAATAATATAATTTATCAGATATATAGCATTCCGGATTTTGATACAATGAAAATAACATTTTTGAACCTACTAAAAATGCTAATTCCTAATACAGCCTCCAGTATTTTAATGGCTGACCATACTAATTCGAAGAACTTGGTATGTGATCCCATCTGTGTCCCTGAGGTTTACTCAGATACTGAAAAAAATTACCTTTTAAATGAAGATGAAGATTATACTCGTTGGGTAATGTTGAGTGGACAATGCCTACTTATTCGTGAAAGCGATTTAATGCCTGAAGAAGAGAGAGTTAAAACAGTACTATATAAGAAATGCTACGAGCCATTTAGGCTTCATTACTCATTACAATTAAATCTCGTATATAATGATTTATTTTTAGGAGTTCTCACAATTTATCGTAGACGAGAAGAAGGAGATTTTACCTCCGATGAGATGTTCATTGTAAAGGCCTTTAGCGATCATCTCAATCTTCGCTTTTATGAATATTATACAAAGGATTCAAAAAATTCTTCCAATATATCTTTCTCTATGGCAAATCTAGCCTCGAAGTATAATTTAACTAATCGCGAAGTAGAAGTTTTACAATTAATCTTTCAGGATATGAATAATGATGAGATTGCAGATAAACTTTGTATAAGTGGATATACACTAAAAAAACACATTCAGAACTTATATCGTAAGTTCAATGTGTCTACAAAATGGAACTTATTAAAATTTAGAGAATAACTTAATACTTAAAGTGAAGTGCGAACAACAAAAATAGAACATATATGTACTCTATTTCGGTTGTTCGCACTTCACTTTATATTCTTCACAAAACCAATTTTAGTGTTCGTACCAGCCAATTGGTCCTGGGGTTAAATTGATGTTTATTTGTTTTATTTCTTGGTATTCTTCTAAACCGTGGACACCTAGCTCTCTACCATATCCACTCATTTTATATCCTCCCCATGGTGCTTCGTTGAAAGTTGGATTATAACAATTAATCCACGTGATGCCTGCTCTAATTTCCTTTATTACTTTTAATGCTCTAGTTCCATCTGATGTAAATACTGCTCCTGCCAAACCATATATGGTATCATTTGCTAATGATATAGCTTCTTCTTCTGTTTTAAATGTTTGTATTGTCACAACAGGTCCAAAGATTTCTTCTTTTACAATTGTCATATCTGAAGTACAGTTATCAAAGATAGTTGGTCTCACATAATAGCCTTCTGTACATTCCCCTTCTGTATATCTTTTACCACCACAAACTAGAGTTGCACCTTCTTTTTTACCCATCTCAATATATTTTAATACTGTTTCCATATGCTCTTTCGAAACTAATGGTCCCATGTCAGGATTATTTACCGGATTACCTATAGTCATTGCATTAGCCTTTTCTGAAAGACGTGCAATAAATTTATCTTTAATTGATTCTTCAATAATAATACGTGAACCTGCTGAGCAAACTTCTCCTTGATTAAAGAATATACCAACCATGGCCCATTCAACAGCTCCTTCAAAGTCAGCATCAGCGAAAATAATATTTGGAGATTTCCCCCCAAGTTCTAGCCCAACTTTTTTAAGATTTCCTATAGCAGCTCTTGCAATACTTTGTCCTACTTCCGTGCTTCCTGTGAAAGTAACCATGTCTACATCATTACTTTCAGCTATTTCCTGCCCTACA from the Clostridium beijerinckii genome contains:
- a CDS encoding putrescine aminotransferase, yielding MAQREQIIEDLNRVIGYIKSDGLTNEEKESITKDTINYFDNYVSPGWLKYRKSVSTNAAVVEWTDQGAYCTGLYGEEFIDCLGGFGIYTCGHRNEEILDVVKAQLDHQALHSQELLDPLRGYLAKAVAEITPGDLEYCFFTNGGAEAVEMALKLARIATGGRWYISTVGAFHGKSMGAISMGGKSTYRVPYTPMVQQVQHVEYGNAEDIRKAISNLYAVGEKVAAVILEPIQGEAGIIIPPEGYLQEVRKICDEYGVALIFDEIQTGMGRTGTMWRCEAEGVTPDIMTFGKAFGGGIMPITGIICRPKMWTQELVDNPWLLGSPTFGGNPVCCSAALATIKYMLENDVPGQCKEKGEYLKSGLEMLWKKYPTVINEVRGTGLMLAVEFRESDIGYSVAKGLFKRGVMTAGTLVNAKCIRFEPAAVISKKDMDNVIERMDTALEDTKKEFNI
- a CDS encoding iron-containing alcohol dehydrogenase, encoding MRQLMLGPVIYKYNDCKTFCREFHIGKDDLIITRKEIYNNCLKFNVNEAAVLFKENYGIGDMSEDIVESMYEHVRRISHERIIAIGEKCILEIGKLFSLTNISPVVDLYNNKLEIIKEKELVLVPTKLGIGSEVNNVSALELKENNMKVSLVADELYADSTVMITELLSKLPLDLLISSSINALIHAIESYLSPRATEYTRLFSLKAVEILFTSYKNIINKEMVMSSHILDDFLLAGNYSEIAFANTGGEDLDLIKQALRKKDNTGTYVEANYITFVEMLKSYQGIYPDSEIRTLSRFFANLLECDTSEVLEQVENLLCKLIVKSSSSKRR
- a CDS encoding ABC transporter permease — its product is MLKYIGKRFLISLVTIWAIITIVFFLMRLMPGGPFDGEKLTPQIKANMEAKYGMDKPVLEQYGMYMKNLVQGDFGESMTFKGRGVTDTIAKSFPASAKIGGVAVGMAVITGIILGVLAALKNGKWPDKLIVFISTLCITIPSFVIGAVLIYVLAVQLGLLPATGFGEWENYVMPCMALAAAPLSFITRLTRSKLIDVLKADYIRTAKAKGLSKTTIIFKHALRNSLIPIVTYIGPLIASILTGSFVTEKIFAIPGLGNEFVQSVTNRDYSMLLGVTIFYGTMLVFFAFFVDVIYVLIDPRIKLQDAEV
- a CDS encoding helix-turn-helix transcriptional regulator; this translates as MQNNEFLLINNIIYQIYSIPDFDTMKITFLNLLKMLIPNTASSILMADHTNSKNLVCDPICVPEVYSDTEKNYLLNEDEDYTRWVMLSGQCLLIRESDLMPEEERVKTVLYKKCYEPFRLHYSLQLNLVYNDLFLGVLTIYRRREEGDFTSDEMFIVKAFSDHLNLRFYEYYTKDSKNSSNISFSMANLASKYNLTNREVEVLQLIFQDMNNDEIADKLCISGYTLKKHIQNLYRKFNVSTKWNLLKFRE
- a CDS encoding ABC transporter permease, with protein sequence MENGLKVKKDLFTPLSEEEKKIEVSVRPSISYWKDAWMRLKKDKFAIISLVVIVAVILGAIFVPWLSKYNYAANDLSSTYLKPSAEHWFGTDNLGRDLFVRNFYGARYSLLIAVLAAVINLVIGVFYGGIAGFFGGKVDAILMRIVDIIYAIPLTIYVIIFMAILNKPGSGGSGLLTIVIALSISYWIGMARIVRGDILQLKQQEFVLAAKSLGASNARILIRHLIPNCIGSIMVTLTLLIPEAVFTEAFLSFIGLGIAAPRASLGTLANEAMVGIYTYPYQLIFPAAMICIIILAFNLFGDGLSQALDPKNKR
- a CDS encoding aldehyde dehydrogenase family protein, with translation MEIKKMYINGEWVEAISKKTRDVINPANGQVIAKTTEGGIEDTKLAIAAAKESFYGKGEWRRMNAQARADILLQIADKIAEKRDKFAMLDTIDNGKPLREAEGDVDDGIHCFRYYAGLITKPYGGVYDVNDGFGQMHSYTVHEPVGVCGQITPWNYPFLMAVWKLAPAIAAGNSIVFKPSSNTPLSTIALFEIFDEIGLPKGCVNLVLGSGGTVGQEIAESNDVDMVTFTGSTEVGQSIARAAIGNLKKVGLELGGKSPNIIFADADFEGAVEWAMVGIFFNQGEVCSAGSRIIIEESIKDKFIARLSEKANAMTIGNPVNNPDMGPLVSKEHMETVLKYIEMGKKEGATLVCGGKRYTEGECTEGYYVRPTIFDNCTSDMTIVKEEIFGPVVTIQTFKTEEEAISLANDTIYGLAGAVFTSDGTRALKVIKEIRAGITWINCYNPTFNEAPWGGYKMSGYGRELGVHGLEEYQEIKQININLTPGPIGWYEH